TTCTTCTACAATTGAATTGAGCTTGTCTCCTTCGTAGTCGAAAGGGAATTCTCTTTGATCCGCCTTTAAGCTATAGAAGAGATGTTTAACTAGATTGATGTCGGAGCCGATGATGGTTTCCCCGAACATCGTTTCCAATATCGTTATCAGTTCTTGAAGTGTATCCGATCGTCCTACTGCCATGCGTTTGCAAAGGGAAAGTTCTCCCCTATCTATATTTTCGACTTCGAGCTATCCCGAATTCAGTTCCTAGTTAAGGAAAGAAGTCTCCGGATTTTTTTTCTCGGAATGAGACATAGACGTCGTATTTGGGGAAGGAAATTGTTCGGGGGAATTTTTGACCTTCTGCCGAAAAATAAACCATGGCAGAGAATAAATCCGAACTCAATCCTGAACTCTTCGATATGATGCGCCAAGGAAAGCTTTCCGCAAACAAGATCTTAAATCTGATCTCGTTAAGGGAAGTCGTGGATAAATTCGCATCCAAGCCTTTCTTAGAAGAAGAGAAATTGGCCGAGATCAAACAACTCACAGGAGTTGAACCGGATATTCTTACTTGGGGAGATTATTTCCAAACCGAGATTGCTTCCCGCTATTTTGATAAATCTGACTCCGATTTCACCAAGATCGTAGATACGATCCGTTTTGATCTGGTTTCAGCTCATCTCATCTTTTCCGATAAACCGAATTACTTTACCGATTCAGTAAGAGGCCAGGCCTTAGTTTCTCGTTCCATCGACAGCAGCTTTTGGAGCTTAGAAGATGAGGAAAATGTCCACCTGGAAATCCTATTGGATTATTATGAACAGATGGGATTAGGAGAAAAACCACTTGCCGTTTCCGATAGAGTTTGGTACGAAAGTTTCGAGCTCAAGCAGGAAGCGGTTTAATGGCATTAGTCGATTCTGAAACAGTCGAACTCTCCTCCGAATCTAGAATAGAAATCCTTTATCTAAATAACCCGGAAACTAAGAACTCCATGACCGTTCCGATGGGTCAGGAGTTTAAGGCACATATCGAGAGGCTGAAAAAGAATCCTCCTCGTGCAGTAGTCATAACCGGTAAGAACCAAATTTTCTCTGCTGGCGGTAATTTCGAATTACTCAAGTCTTTTGCAGAGAAGTCCTTCGAAACGAATAAGAAGGAAATGTTCGAATTCTATAATCTTTTTCTTACTGTTAGGGACTTGAATGTTCCAGTGATCTGTGCCGCTAACGGTCATGCGATCGGAGCCGGCCTTTCTATTACTTTCGCATGTGATCTCAGAGTCTTTGCAAACGACGGCAAGTACCAGTTCAATTTTGTGAAACTGGGTATTCACCCTGGAATGGGTTCGAGTTACCTTACTAAAGAACTTTTCGGACAAAGCCTCGCGAACCGTCTTCTATTCTTGGCAGAATCCTTAAGCGGAGAAGAATGCCTTTCATTAGGAATTTGTTATGATTCCGTTCCGAAGGACGAAGTATTGCAAAGAGCGATCGAAATTGCGATCTCGATTTCTGAAAGTGCGCCGATGGCTCTCAGTGAACTAAAAAAGAATTCGTATGATAGAGAAAGCCTGAACGCTGCCCTTCGCAAAGAAGCAGAATCCCAAGCATTGAATTTTCTTTCTCAGGATTTTAAAGAAACAATCAAATCCATCCAAGAGAAGAGAAAGCCGGTCTTTAAAGGGTTCTGAACTTAAAGATTCTTTAATAAAGGTTTTAATTCGATCAGTATTTGTTCTTCCGGAACGGTTAGATCCAACTTCTCTACCTTCTTAGGGATCCGTCCGGAAGAAACGTCGTCGGAGAGAGCCTTGATCTTAGAAAGTATCTGCTCTTCTGTGCAATTCGAAATAGAAATGATATTTGGGATGTCCCTTCCCCAAGAAAATCTGAGACCGGGCGAGTCCACAAAAAAGGACTCCGTAATTCCGTCTCCTTCCTTATCTATCATAGTGTAAACGGTCGAATCTCCGGTGATTACCGTAACTTTCTTTCCTTTTAAATAACGATCCACTTTGACCCGAGTGTTCGTCATATCCCTGTTCCAAAGATAATAGTAAAGTTTATCGATCTGAGAATCGATCAGCTTGTCTACGGCTGCCCTATAGAGCTGGCCGTATTTTTTTCCGACTTCTTCTTCCCCTCTCATGAGCCCGTCTACTTCTCTAGGGGTGGTAGAATGTAGATAAAAATCGGGAGCTCCATTAGAGACATTCGTATAAAAGTTTTGATCCTTTCTATCTCCGGGATAAGGATTCGAATCTGGAGATGAATTATTCAAAAAACCTAATAGGAACTTTTTTCGCTCCTGCGTTTTCGCTTTCAATTCCTCGAAACGAGTTCTTAGAGAAGTCGTCTTAGGGGAATCTTTTCCGTAGATTCTTTCCGTTCTAGAATACTCAGCAAAGCCTGCCTTCTCGGCTGCATATAGCTTTAAAAGCTCATCGTCGTATTTTACCAACAGATCGAATTCTTTATTTTTCTGCTCAGGCTCATTCGCTTGTGCAGGAGCAACTGGCGCAGGGTCTGGTTTATCGGTATGATTCGTACTTGCAGTTTTGCTAATGGAATACGATTTTTCCGATTCCGGAAGTTTTGCATATTCCTGATCTAATTCCTTCATTCGAGTGAATCTATAGATCTTATTTAAATATTCCTTTTCCTTCTCTTTGACTTGAGCCGGATCATCATAACCGTCCTTTAAGAGAGTAAGTTGTCCTCGATCAATGATAAGAAGTGTGGATTCGGATGTGTCCTTGTTCAGATTACGATCTGGAAGGGACTTTCCTTCCTTATCTACCAATTGAATAGAATGAAAAGCGATCCTATCCGTACGAAAATCGGTTATATTCGCGATGTCCGGAGAAATCTGAAGATCCGGAGCGGCATAATCCGTCGAGATTGCAGTTATAAATAGCAAAACAATGCAAAGACGGAAAAGGAAAGAACGGGATCCGGACATAGCTCTTCTTACTATCGGTAAAAAGAAGGCGATAAACAAGGCCCCCTGAAGATTTTAGAAGGCTTCCTACTTAGAATGCGAAGTAGAAAGAGAATACGTAAGTCCGTTCAGATCCGAAACTTCTCCACCTAATCTATATTCTATGCGCGTGATCTCTGGGAAATTCTCGAATAGAGTTTTCTCCACCGCTAAAAAAGCAGAGGACAAAAGTAGAAGTTTCTTTCTGCTGATTTCTGCAGTCTTCTGGTCTTCCGACAACTGGCTCGCGTAGGTATAGTCTATTCGGAATTTCATCTCACTCAGTAGATTTTCAAGAGTGGATTTACGAAGATCCAGGATCAAAAGATCTCCTCTTTTCCAAATAGAGATTACGGAGTCCTGCAGGTTCGGAAGTTTTTTCAAATTCCTAAATTGAGCGGATGCATTCGGAACACTCGGATCGAAATAATTGGACTCTCCCGTTTCTCCGATCAAAGTAAGAGCATCGTGTCTGAAATCTTCTCCAGTTAATAGAACTCTTCTTTTAACTGGATAGACTTGTCCTTCTCCATCAGACTCGAATACCACTGCTTCTTTTCTAGGATCGAAATTAGGAAGATCGTACAGAGTGAAAGGCACTAAAAGTTTCAGAGGATTTTTTCCAGCGAGAATAAAGCCGGTCAGAAATAATAAGACGATGATCCAAGAGTACGTTAGGAACAATGCCTTCTTGGATTCAGGAGAATCGGAAGGTCGAGTCGCTAGGCTGAAGATCCAGGCATAAAACGCTTCCCAACGAGCTAGGATCGCAGCCCAAATTTTCTTAATCTTTTGCAAGTTCATACGCTCTCACACCTTCTAAGATACTCTTTGCCAATTTCACCTGTTGGGTCTTGTCAGCCAAGAGATCCGATTCTTTTGGATGGGTAAGATACCCCATTTCCACCAGAATGGCAGGCATCAAACTCCCCCTGAGTACGGAAAAGTCGGCCTTCTTCACTCCTCTCGACAATATCTTGGGACCAAGGTTTTTTTTCATCTCGGATTCAATGCTGCGAGCAAGCAAGCGGCTCCTTCTTTGGATAAGAGAAGACATCATTCCCGCCTGGATCTTTCTATATTGAGGCCCACCCTTTTTGCCGGAGATCTTATTTTCAAATAAGGAAATCTCCCTCGCTGCCTCTGTTGAAGGAGTTTGGGAAAGATAATAGACCTCGTAGCCGTTCACGTCGTCCGAGATGGAAGCATTGCAATGTAAACTAATGAATAGAACAGAACCGCCCTTTTGGAGTTCCGAGTTTGCGATCTCCGATCTTCTTTCCAGCTCTATGAACGAATCTCCTCCTCTTGTCAGGACCACTCGAACCTCTGGATAGACCTTGTTCAGGAATTTCTTTACGAACTTGGCGACTTGCAAAGAAACCATCTTCTCTTGGATCCCTTTAGGAGAAGAAGTTCCCGGATCCTTTCCTCCGTGGCCTGCATCCACAATGATCGCAGAAAGCCTAAGCCTCTCCGCTTTGGGAAGAAGATCGAAGATCAGTTCTCCTTCCTTGAACTCGTAACTCACGTCTCCGGGTAATAGTCTCACGAAGACAGCTTCTACAATATCCGGAGGAAGTAGAAAATCTTTGTCTCTATAAATAACAGGTAGATTCGTTTTTTCTAAACTACCGTTGATTGCGTAAAAAGAAGAACCGATCCTGAAACGGATCTCTCCGGTGGTATGAGAGATGGAACCGACTAGAGTTGCCGGTTCAAATTTAGGCTGTAGTCCCGGAATGCGCTTTCGGATCTCTTCGAAAGGCACATATCCGTTCTTACTTATAGTAGGTATTCTCGTCTCAGCGGAGAGAGAAACATTCCAAAAAAGGAATATTCCTAACCCCCAAAGAAGGATTTGATTTTTTTCCAAATGGATTCCTTCTTCTTGCCGGAACCTTTGCGAGACTCATTGATATCGAAAAGATTTCTCTTCTTCTTATCGTAGTCGTTGTTCTGTTTTTGTCTTTTGTCTTGTCGGTGATTGGGCTGAGAAGCGGCTCTCTGATTTTCCGGACGCGGCTTTCCCTTCTTCTTGTTTTTGAAGTTTTTATCCCTTCGATCCGGAGAGCTACCGAATACGTTATCCGCTTTTTGAAGGAATTCTTGAGCTTCTTGGATGGCAGCTTCCGGTCTTTGCTTGCCACCGAATTTCTGTTTCCCGGGACGAGAATCTTTACTTTGGCCTTCTCTACGATTGTCTCTAGAGTCTTTGTTCCAAGTCTTCTCTCCTCTTCCGCCGTTCTGGCTGAATTCACGGCGAGGTTTCTTGGAGTTTCTATCTCTTCCACCCTGGTTGCGATTTCCGTTCCTTTCCGAAGGAGCGTTATCGAAAGCATCTCCTCCCATGAATGTCTGGAACTCTCCCGAAGGAAAGACGAGAGTCTCCTCTTCGACAGGGATGACATCTATTTTCTGTTTTAGATACTTCTCTATTTTTTCCAACTCTAT
Above is a window of Leptospira semungkisensis DNA encoding:
- a CDS encoding N-acetylmuramoyl-L-alanine amidase family protein, translated to MEKNQILLWGLGIFLFWNVSLSAETRIPTISKNGYVPFEEIRKRIPGLQPKFEPATLVGSISHTTGEIRFRIGSSFYAINGSLEKTNLPVIYRDKDFLLPPDIVEAVFVRLLPGDVSYEFKEGELIFDLLPKAERLRLSAIIVDAGHGGKDPGTSSPKGIQEKMVSLQVAKFVKKFLNKVYPEVRVVLTRGGDSFIELERRSEIANSELQKGGSVLFISLHCNASISDDVNGYEVYYLSQTPSTEAAREISLFENKISGKKGGPQYRKIQAGMMSSLIQRRSRLLARSIESEMKKNLGPKILSRGVKKADFSVLRGSLMPAILVEMGYLTHPKESDLLADKTQQVKLAKSILEGVRAYELAKD
- a CDS encoding LIC_10740 family protein; this encodes MNLQKIKKIWAAILARWEAFYAWIFSLATRPSDSPESKKALFLTYSWIIVLLFLTGFILAGKNPLKLLVPFTLYDLPNFDPRKEAVVFESDGEGQVYPVKRRVLLTGEDFRHDALTLIGETGESNYFDPSVPNASAQFRNLKKLPNLQDSVISIWKRGDLLILDLRKSTLENLLSEMKFRIDYTYASQLSEDQKTAEISRKKLLLLSSAFLAVEKTLFENFPEITRIEYRLGGEVSDLNGLTYSLSTSHSK
- a CDS encoding enoyl-CoA hydratase/isomerase family protein translates to MALVDSETVELSSESRIEILYLNNPETKNSMTVPMGQEFKAHIERLKKNPPRAVVITGKNQIFSAGGNFELLKSFAEKSFETNKKEMFEFYNLFLTVRDLNVPVICAANGHAIGAGLSITFACDLRVFANDGKYQFNFVKLGIHPGMGSSYLTKELFGQSLANRLLFLAESLSGEECLSLGICYDSVPKDEVLQRAIEIAISISESAPMALSELKKNSYDRESLNAALRKEAESQALNFLSQDFKETIKSIQEKRKPVFKGF